In Deefgea piscis, the genomic window CATCGACCTTGCCGCCAAAGGCATGCTGCTGCAAATAAAAAAACCGCGCAGCGCGCTGAATATCGGTGAGTGTTTCGGTTTGGGTGGCCTGCAGCCACTTAAATACTTGCCGTGACGACAACGCCCATTTGAATTGACGAACGAATTCTTCTAAATGATGCTGCACGACACGGTACAGATTAACCAAATCGCCATTGATATCGTTAATGACTTCAACTGGGGCAGGAACAGGGCGTAAAAAATACAAAGCGCCACCACCGCAAAAGACTTCAACATAACAATCGTGCGGTGGGAATAATGGCAACAGGCGGTCAGCCAGTCGGCGCTTACCGCCGAGCCAAGGAATGATGGGGGATGTAGACATTAGCAACTCCAGAGTCAGATCCATGATCGGGATCGAATTGGAGGCTCGAGGCCTTCAGATGATTCAGTGTTCCACACCGGGGACACTTGATAGACAGCTCAATAAACCGCCCTTCTGCGAGCTTTTTATTGCATTGAGAACAACGTATATTTTGCATAGCATATTATAGAACAAACGTTCTTTTTATGTTTGTAAAATGCAAAAAAAAAGCCCACCCTTGCCATGTAAGCAAGGGTGGGCTGATTATTTTTTAGTCACGACGTTCAAGCCGCGCTGGCATTCGGTTTGATCCGCTTATCTACTACTTATCCACAACATTAACCTCAGATCTTGTGGATTTAAAATACCCATCCCGCTCGAACGCGAGCGACGTTTTGACCGGCTGGACTTTGCGCCAGATCTAAGCCCAAACGTACACGTGACAAATCGCGCTCGAGCCAAATGCCTTTTTCACGATCACTGCTATAACTCACACCCACGGCCCAAACTTTAGCCGGCGGTGGGATATAGCTGGCCTCGAGTGGCATATCAATGGCACTGACCACTTCGCCATCTTGCGAGCTCGCGACGATGCGCCGACCATCGCCCGATTGCACTAAGCTCAAATCAACCGATACCGGCGGACAATCTAGCCCCGAGGCTTTATTTGCAGCTGGTTTTGGCTTCACAGTTACCGCAATCCGCCGCTCTTCGCGGCTACCCGCTGGCAAAACATGCGGTGCTGACGACGGTTTGGCCACTGGGCTTCGCGCAGCAATCACACTACCGTCGCTTTGTTGCACAGCGGGTAATGTCGTCACCACTTCGGTAACAGGGTGGCGATAATCACCGAGCAAATACCCCAGCCAAGCCACAAACAGCAACGCAAGCAGTACGACGACATTTTTAATAGTCAGTTGTTTCATCGCGCAGTCCGCCATTCTTTACGCTCATAATGCGGATAGTCCGGCGTTTTCCAGCGCCCGCCCCACACCAAACCAAAGCGCTCGCCAATCGGGCCTAGGCTTAAATAAAAACCCAATTCTCTGGCGTTATTGCCTTGCAAATATTTGCCGTTTTCAAACACCCCGACATCGAGCGCCTCAGCGTCGCCATGCGGCGTTTCGGGCAAATCGGTGTTATGGGCGCTGCTTTGGGTCCATGTCACTTTGGGGCCGGGCTTAGTTCGCCCTTGCGCATACAAAGCATTTTGCTCAGACTGCGGCCGCCAAGTGCAGGTTAAACGCACTTCAAGTGCTGGATTTTGCTGTTGTAACGTGGCATTGGCTTCGGCAATAAATTGCTCAGCAAGCCCACGGATGCTGGCGTGTAAATCTTTGAGTTCACGACTAGACATGAGTTTTTCCATAAAAAAACCCGCCAATCCATACAGACAGGCGGGTCGTTGAGCGATGACGTATTAACCGCCGTTGATTTTGTTGGCTTGCTTCTTAAACCAGAGCTCGACAAATTGCGCGCCAACAATCCCCAATGCCGAACCAATGCCCAGTAAAGCAATCGGGTGCAAATTGGGGATCTGAATCAACGCCAAACCGGCAATCGACGACGTTGCCGCGCCTAAAATTGAACGCCCAAAACACAGGCGAACTGTCAATTCTTCTTTTGAAACCAGCAACTTACCCAGCCCGATCAAAGCGCCCGCCACTAACACGCTGATTAATGTTTTTTCATGTTCTTGCATATCGCTTCACCGATCTTGAGACGTAAAAAAACCCGCTTTTGCGGGAGGTTGATTTTCTGTTTTGCCCCGCTGCATTAGCGGACTAAACCGATGACAAATCGGGATTCGCTCAGTCGGATCGCGTAGCAAATTACCCAGCTTCCACCCGACGCGAATATTGATGCAGCGCCCAAACAGCGACGGCCATGTTGCCGAAAACTCAAACGCGCAGCGACCTTTTTGATCAGTCACCAGCGTTAAATACGCGCCGGGGATATACGTCGGCACGCGCCGCGCCTGCAGATTGCCCCAATGCCGCAAAGTCGGCCGATCAAACGTTTGCCCGAGCCAAAAAGAAAAGCCCGCAGCAGGATTGCGCCACTGCCACAGCACATACGTCCACCAACTGGCGGTGTGCGACGCACAAAAACCGGCATCGCCATTGCAGCCATCCATGCGCGAATCGGGCGTTTGAAACCACCATAACCAGCGCGGCAAATAACCATCGCGTCGAACAAAAAGCGCAATCACCGGCGCCAGCAGCATCGCCAGCACTGTAAACAGCACATCCATCACGGCCAAAAATGGCCACATCATGATCAGCCTCATGCTGGCCACCCCACAACAAAGCCCGCCAGCGCTTCACCGCTCAACTTTTCGACTTCAGCTTTCATGGTGCGCTGGCGATCGTGGATCCGAAAACCTTGATTAAAAATCGCTTGGTCATGCGCTGCGATGAGTTGTTGCAGCTGCTCTAGCGTCATCGGCACATCGACGTTATTAGCGTCAGTCCAATAAAACCCAGCTGGCAACCACGGCATTTTGACGCTGTTTTGTAATCGCGTCGCAACCGCCACGCCGCCGTCCCATGTGTGTTCTGCGTGGCCAAAGACAAAGCCTGCTGCTTCTTGCTGATCGCGCCAAGTGTTTATTTTAGTCACCATTCCTTGACGCAATTCTTCGTCAGTCTCGACAGTGAGCGGCACGCCGCCTGCTGCGAGCCACGTTTCATAGTCATTAAACCACCGGTGCCCGCGAGGGATTGACGCACCATTCTCGATTAAAATAACTATGTCGGGATTTTTCGTTAATTGATACATATCAGCTCCTCTTACAATTCTGCGTCCGCAGTCCACTCGATCTGCAAAGTATTCCCAACTAAGCTCGAAGCTGTCATCGTCGAAAGCAAACTCAAACCGTCAATTTGTTGCGATTGGACAGAGGTATTTGTACAGCTCTGTGCCGCCGCCTGATTCCATACCTGAGCACCCGCAGCGCCGGGGCTATATAAAACAACGCCAGGAATTGTTCTTTTTATTGCTTTAAAAATAATTCTGATCCCTCCCTGCACGCCGTTTGGCGCAGCGCTTTGCGAGAAAGTCCCAACGCAAGTTGACGCCCCTTTATTTGACTGTATCGGCCCAAACACAAAACTCGTTTCAAAATATCGCTGACACCGAGCAAGTTCAACATCTGCAGGCCGCATCTCAAATGCCGTCGCCACTGCACCTTGCTCAATCTGCGGCATGCTGAATGTGCCGCCGGTGAAACGGACAACGGCATTTGAGTTTGCTGACAGAGTGAAAGATGCACCTTTTGCGATAGCAGTACCTGCGACTGTCGCGGTTGCTGTTCCGGTCCAATTGAGCACATACGTACCGCCGATAATATTGGCACCCTCAATCACTTGCTCAACGCCACCCGCTGGCGCCGTCATCACATTGACTGCACCACTCGCGGCCCAACTCAGCGACTGCCCCGCGACCACTACGCGCCAGCGGTCAAGTGTGTACTGATTTGCTGTCGTCGTCGGGGAACCAGAAACATAAAAGCGTTGATTGATCGTGCCAGCGGCGTTGATCAACAAATTGCGAAAACTAAACCCGCCGTCCGTGCCGACTGCAGTTGCGATTGCGGCCATATTCGCGATTTGAGTGCTGTTTATAGAACGTGCCGCATTCGGCGCACGTGGTACGCCGGTTAAGTTGACGTCCTGAAAATCGGTCAATGCATCAACCACATTCGTGCCATCGCAATACAACGACCACGTCCGATCCTGCGTGACGACCACACCGCTACCCGCTGCAGTTTTGACTGTCAGAGTGAACGCGCCGGTGGTTTTGTTGGCAATGGTCCATTTGCCCGAACCAGTCGGCACCACTACCGCGATATTGGCGGTCAAAGCGCCTGTGAATTCCAAAATCGCAACACCGGCCTCGGCGGCGGTGAGCGTGACGGTTGCCCCGCCTGCTACCGATTTAACGACCTTGCCATTCACGGTCGATTGCACAAACTGAGTGTTGGCGATTGAGCCGTCGTTATCGCCCAATGCTGGGGTTGGCGTTGTTGGTGAACCGGTTAACGCAGGACTGGCCAGCCCGGCTTTTTGCGCCAAAGCGTTGGTCATTGTCGTTGCAAAATTAGGGTCATTGCCCAGCGCTGCTGCTAACTCATTCAGCGTATCGAGCGCAGCGGGTGATGATGCCACCAGCGCAGCAATTGCCGCAGCGACACCAGCAGGATGCACCGCGAGCGAAGTGCTGGCACCGGCGACAGTTTCGGCGTTCGTCGCCAGCTCGACTTTGCCTTGTACGGTTTCGCTGGCATTGGGGACTGTCGCCGCGATGTCAGTAATGCCATAGCCCGCTACTGTTGTTGGCTTACCCGTGGTGATTTTTGCCCAATCAAGCGCCGGAATATCCGTCGCCGCGAGCGAGGCACCACCAGTCACGCGGCCTTTGGCGTCAACCGTTACTTTTGGATACGTGCCAGCGGCAACGCCAGTATTGGCCAGTGTTAATGTGGCAGAGACATTCGCTGACCCGTCAAAGTTGACCGAAAACGACGCATCACCAATCATTGCAATGCTGCGTGCGATGCTTAATTTGTTGGCTTTCCCAGCGGCAACCATGCCGTTTTCGAGCTCGTCGACGTGCTTTTTTAGGTATGCAGTTCGATTGGCGAGCTGCCGTGTTGGTACATTATCAATGCCAGACGGGCCACCTTCTACGGGGTCGCTGGTTTCCCATTGATAAATTCCGCTTTCCCATTGTCCTGTTTCTTGTAAATCGGCCATTAATTGCTCCCGTGTTTATACGTTCGGTCATACCGTGCGACGCCATTGCGCCGCACTGGTACGGCGCGATATTCGATGCTGGCTAAATGGCAACGTGCCGGCGCGAAGTTGCGTAATAATTTTTCAAGTCGATCGGCCTGATCAATCGTCAACACCCGATCGAGCATCAACACTCGGTACGAGGCCCAGTCAACCACATTGCCTCGCACCATCATGCCGTTTCTTTTTCTCTTGCCATCGTGCAGGCAGCGAGAAATGCTTTCGATAATGTCCACCTCGCCAAAACCCAATCGGCGAACAATGTCGCGAATTGCACTTGGCGTACCTTTGCGCTTATGCAATGCAATAGCACCGACGATTAATTCACGTTGCGCGGTATCTGATTCAGCCAGCTCCCAACCATCGCTAATTAAACTAAATTGATCAGCCAACCACGGTAAAACATCGCTTTTTACTGTTTGCGAGCGGATAAGAAAAAGCCGCGTCAGATCTAAACTGAGGCGGCTTTGTTGCATCTGGGCCAGCGCGTTAAACCGTGGATCGCTAGCCAGTGGTGGGACCAGATCAGGAAAATCAGCCATCCTCGACCCCCGTTAAGTTAATGGCCACCGCAGTACAGCGCGACCATTGCGTTTGAGCGACCGCCTTATAAATCAACCCTGGCAATTCAACGCGCTTCACGCCAGGCACTTGCAATGCAGCTGTGATCTGACTGGGGACAATATCGCTGCCAAGCTGACTACGCATTTGCAGCAATAAGGCATCTAAACTGGCTCTCGCTGCGCTCAGCGTTTGCGGCACATTCGCGCTGCTATATAAAGTCAAATTAGCGCCCACACTAAACGCGATCTCGGTTGGTTTAATCGCACTGACGCTGTCGCACAATGGCCGGCGATCTTCACTTGAACACTTCAACAGCACGGCATCCAAAATGCTTTGCGATGGCAAACCACTGCGCATCAGCGGATATAAAGCAATCGAGCCTGGCTGCGGTGTAGCAACGTGAACGTCGATAATGTCGGGATGCGCCGATTTAGCAAAAAATCGATAAGCCCCCACAGGACCAGCAACGCTATACGCCTCTGGTGCATCCAGCAGCCGATCACGAAAGCGCGCATCATCTTCAGCTTCGCTACCATCACGGGTTTCGGTCACATTGCGCACCGCTGGCGTAGCGCCTGCAATCCCCGTCAATAACTCAGTAATTTGCCCTGCGATATAACCATTACCAGCAACACCGGCATCCATCGACGCGCTCGCAACGACAATGGTTAAACTGCCTGCAAGCAATGTGGCATTGTGTAAGGTCGCCATCGTGACGCGGCCATTTTGACTGCCAACACGAGTACCAGCTGGAATGACGAGCGGCACAGCCAGTGGCGCGCCAAGACTGAATTCCAAATCGCAGCGTGCCGATTGCGCCGGTAAACGTGCAACTTCATCATAATTTTTAGCGATTTCATCGAGCATTTCCCCGCGCGCAAAGCGCACTAAATTTTGCAGGCCAGCATCTTGTACCGCTTCGCGCAGCAATACTTCTCGATACGCCATAAAGTTAATAAACAGCATTTCCGGCTGCGCTGGGTACAGTGTTTTTCCCGTTAACCGCTCAAACTCAGCAATCATTTCGAGGGTGATTTTTTCAGGATCACGATCAATTAATTGCGGAATGGGTGCATTCACCATCAAATCACTCACGATAAAACACCTCGGTTTGTCGTGGCTCGCCCCCTGCTGCGGGTTGCCAAACAATTTTAAAATTCAGCCAGTGCAAATCAGCCGCCTCGACTTCAATCCGCAATAACACAATGCGCGGCTCCCACATCGACAATGCATCAATCAACTCGCGAATCACTAACGGCCGCACTTGATTGATTGGCTTATCTAAATGCTGCCAAATATCGCAGCCAAATAAAGGCCGATGTGGATCACTGCCTTTAGGGGTGCGGATAATAATCCGCAGGCATTGATCGACATCGGCAAAGGCTTCAACGACCTGATCAAACTGCCCTAGCGCCATACTCCACTCGCTGCTTTGAATCTCGGTCACGTCCATGCTTTATCCTTTTTCTTGAATCGCCCCCAGCCGTTGTAAAGTCACCGCCGTTTCGTAGCCAGCGCTGCGCTGTATCGTGTGCCGACTGAGCGTAATCTGATA contains:
- a CDS encoding DUF7338 family protein: MMWPFLAVMDVLFTVLAMLLAPVIALFVRRDGYLPRWLWWFQTPDSRMDGCNGDAGFCASHTASWWTYVLWQWRNPAAGFSFWLGQTFDRPTLRHWGNLQARRVPTYIPGAYLTLVTDQKGRCAFEFSATWPSLFGRCINIRVGWKLGNLLRDPTERIPICHRFSPLMQRGKTENQPPAKAGFFTSQDR
- a CDS encoding phage holin family protein; this encodes MQEHEKTLISVLVAGALIGLGKLLVSKEELTVRLCFGRSILGAATSSIAGLALIQIPNLHPIALLGIGSALGIVGAQFVELWFKKQANKINGG
- a CDS encoding M15 family metallopeptidase — translated: MSSRELKDLHASIRGLAEQFIAEANATLQQQNPALEVRLTCTWRPQSEQNALYAQGRTKPGPKVTWTQSSAHNTDLPETPHGDAEALDVGVFENGKYLQGNNARELGFYLSLGPIGERFGLVWGGRWKTPDYPHYERKEWRTAR
- a CDS encoding DUF4376 domain-containing protein, whose product is MYQLTKNPDIVILIENGASIPRGHRWFNDYETWLAAGGVPLTVETDEELRQGMVTKINTWRDQQEAAGFVFGHAEHTWDGGVAVATRLQNSVKMPWLPAGFYWTDANNVDVPMTLEQLQQLIAAHDQAIFNQGFRIHDRQRTMKAEVEKLSGEALAGFVVGWPA
- a CDS encoding GPW/gp25 family protein codes for the protein MDVTEIQSSEWSMALGQFDQVVEAFADVDQCLRIIIRTPKGSDPHRPLFGCDIWQHLDKPINQVRPLVIRELIDALSMWEPRIVLLRIEVEAADLHWLNFKIVWQPAAGGEPRQTEVFYRE
- a CDS encoding phage tail protein I; protein product: MADFPDLVPPLASDPRFNALAQMQQSRLSLDLTRLFLIRSQTVKSDVLPWLADQFSLISDGWELAESDTAQRELIVGAIALHKRKGTPSAIRDIVRRLGFGEVDIIESISRCLHDGKRKRNGMMVRGNVVDWASYRVLMLDRVLTIDQADRLEKLLRNFAPARCHLASIEYRAVPVRRNGVARYDRTYKHGSN
- a CDS encoding Com family DNA-binding transcriptional regulator, which encodes MQNIRCSQCNKKLAEGRFIELSIKCPRCGTLNHLKASSLQFDPDHGSDSGVANVYIPHHSLARR
- a CDS encoding baseplate assembly protein — its product is MSDLMVNAPIPQLIDRDPEKITLEMIAEFERLTGKTLYPAQPEMLFINFMAYREVLLREAVQDAGLQNLVRFARGEMLDEIAKNYDEVARLPAQSARCDLEFSLGAPLAVPLVIPAGTRVGSQNGRVTMATLHNATLLAGSLTIVVASASMDAGVAGNGYIAGQITELLTGIAGATPAVRNVTETRDGSEAEDDARFRDRLLDAPEAYSVAGPVGAYRFFAKSAHPDIIDVHVATPQPGSIALYPLMRSGLPSQSILDAVLLKCSSEDRRPLCDSVSAIKPTEIAFSVGANLTLYSSANVPQTLSAARASLDALLLQMRSQLGSDIVPSQITAALQVPGVKRVELPGLIYKAVAQTQWSRCTAVAINLTGVEDG